Below is a genomic region from Longimicrobium sp..
TGGCACAAAGCCATCATGGCAGCTGTTGACCAACGATGCTGATACGCGGCCTGAACGCATACGGTGCAAGGTTTGTTGATCGCTTTCGTCCGGAGACTAGTCGATCATGCAACTCCACGACTTCCTCGCCCGTGGGTACTTTCCGAAAGAACTCCCGCCCCCATTCACGACCGTTCCGTTTGCTGATTTCGTCACAGCAACCAATCTGACAATTGATCCTCGCCCCGGGACAACAGCGCGAGGCTTAATTACGCGTGCGTGTGCTCATGACCTAGCACGTCCAGGGAATCTACGTAGAGCACTGCAGATTCCTCATCCATTGAACTATTACCAGCTGTGCGATGTAATTTCGAAAGAGTGGGGGAACATCGATGCGCATTTGAACAAGGCTGCGTTGTCCCTGACAAGGCCAGTCCAGGACCCACTCGCATTTCGCGCAGTGCGAACACAGCGGGAAGGCGGAGAGCTGCCGCACATCCGAGCTCAGAACAGAGCCACTTCAAGAGTGATCTTAAAGGCCGACATTTCGCGCTTTTATCCTTCCATTTACACGCACAGCATACCTTGGGCTCTCGACGGGAAAGCAGCCGCAAAGAAGGTGCGATCTGGCGGACTCGGCAATGACTTAGATCTTTTTCTCCGGAATTCGCAGGATGGGCAAACACTCGGTATTCCCATAGGCCCGGATGCATCGTTAGTTGTAGCAGAAATTATCGGAGCCGCTATTGATTCCGAATTAGAGAAATCTGGTTTGAAGGGCTTCAGATTCATGGACGATTTCGAATTTGTGTTTCCTTCGCGCCAGCAGGCGGAGGCTGCGATTCCACGGATTGAGCACGTATTACGTGAGTACGAGTTGGCCTTGAACTCGTTCAAAACAAGCGTTGAGGATTTGCCCCGCCCCCTCGAGCGTCGGTGGGTTGATACACTGCGCTACTTTGATCCCGCCGAGACTGGTCATATGGACCAGAGCGATGTGTTACGATATTTTGATCTTGCCTTCAGCCTCCGTGAAGCAGAGCCTTCTGAGGCGATTCTGAGTTATGCTATTGCGCGGTTGCGGTCAGTGGTCGTGGATGGCGACGCCTGGGAATTATTCCAGGACCTCATGTTCCAATGCGTGATGGTCGAGCCTGGTTGCTTGCAATCTGTCGTGTCTCTTTTCCATCAAAAGGGTACGCGGGCGGTATCGCCGAAATTTGGGAACGCACTTGAGCAGGTGATTGCATTGCATGCGCCTCTGGGTCATGCATCAGAGGTGGCCTGGGCAGTGTGGGCCGCCATCTGGTTCAAGTTAGAGCTATCTGGAGCTACTGCTCTGATCTTATCCACACAAGCAGATTCGGTCGTGGCACTTCTTGCGCTACATGCGCGCGATGCTGGCTACATCGATGCGGCAGCGGATTTTTCCGACTGGGAGGCGATGATGACTCAGGATAGCCTTTACGATGGGAACTGGCTGCTAGCGTACGAGGCTGAGATCAAGGGCTGGCTGCCTACGCAGGGGCACGTTGATGCAGACCCGAATTTGTCACAACTGAAAGCCGCAGGTGTTTCCTTTTACGACGTGAACGTCGCCACACCCACGATTCGGCCTGTTGCCACAGGTCCTTATGGAGAACCCCTTCCAACTTTCAGCGCTCGAGAGGCTCCGAATGTTGAGGATGATGATGATCTTTCGTTCTGAGCGGGTGCGTTGCATTTGGGGTGCATCGATCGGGTGCGCCTTGTAATCCAGAGCGCTGAGATCGAGCAGCATCCCATTCGCTGGTGTCGGGAACACATGTCGAGATCGAGGCGCACTCTGGGCGCACCAGCGTCGTGCTGCCGCGTGCCGATCATCCTTCCAGGGATGGCTCGCCCCGGTGGGTCGCGTTTCCCATGAAATGATCTTACTTACGCAGCCTCCGGTGCGGTTGTTCGGTGCTTTCAGGGATAGGCCATTCACATCCTCCCCATCGCCCCTATGCCCTCCCCCACACGCGTAACCTTCTTCCCCCGCTGGACCCCCGTCGCGAGTGGTGTAATCGGCCCTGAGGAGCGGCTGCCGTGGGGGCAGACGCTGGTGGTGGGGCTGCAGCACGTGTTCGCCATGTTCGGGGCGACGGTGCTGGTGCCGATTCTCATGGGGTTCGATCCCAACACATCCGTGTTCTTTTCGGGGATCGGGACGCTGCTGTTTTTCGCGGTGGTGGGCGGAAGAGTGCCGAGCTACCTGGGGAGCAGCTTCGCGTTTGTGGCGGTCACGCTCGCGGCGACGGGGTACGCCGGGAAGGGGCCGAATCCCAACATCGGCGTGGCGCTGGGCGGGATCATCGCGGCGGGGGCGCTGTACGCGGTGATCGGGCTGATCGTGATGGCGACGGGGTACCGGTGGATCGAGCGGCTGATGCCT
It encodes:
- a CDS encoding RNA-directed DNA polymerase, which translates into the protein MQLHDFLARGYFPKELPPPFTTVPFADFVTATNLTIDPRPGTTARGLITRACAHDLARPGNLRRALQIPHPLNYYQLCDVISKEWGNIDAHLNKAALSLTRPVQDPLAFRAVRTQREGGELPHIRAQNRATSRVILKADISRFYPSIYTHSIPWALDGKAAAKKVRSGGLGNDLDLFLRNSQDGQTLGIPIGPDASLVVAEIIGAAIDSELEKSGLKGFRFMDDFEFVFPSRQQAEAAIPRIEHVLREYELALNSFKTSVEDLPRPLERRWVDTLRYFDPAETGHMDQSDVLRYFDLAFSLREAEPSEAILSYAIARLRSVVVDGDAWELFQDLMFQCVMVEPGCLQSVVSLFHQKGTRAVSPKFGNALEQVIALHAPLGHASEVAWAVWAAIWFKLELSGATALILSTQADSVVALLALHARDAGYIDAAADFSDWEAMMTQDSLYDGNWLLAYEAEIKGWLPTQGHVDADPNLSQLKAAGVSFYDVNVATPTIRPVATGPYGEPLPTFSAREAPNVEDDDDLSF